One part of the Vitis riparia cultivar Riparia Gloire de Montpellier isolate 1030 chromosome 6, EGFV_Vit.rip_1.0, whole genome shotgun sequence genome encodes these proteins:
- the LOC117915667 gene encoding apoptosis-inducing factor homolog A-like: protein MDAELMNLKNRRVVVIGGGVAGSLLAKSLQFHADVTLLDPKEYFEIPWASLRAMVEPSFAERSVINHRDYLTNGRIITSRAISVTDKEVLTAEGRALVYDYLVIATGHLYSVPRTRTERLSQYETENEKIRSAGSILIIGGGPTGVELTGEIAVDFPEKDVTLVHNGSRLMQFIGPKASNKTLDWLRSKRVEVKLEQSVNLNSVSDGSRTYQTSAGETIEADCHFLCTGSPLGSAWLKETFLKDKLDIHGRLMVDKNLRVKDHSNIFAIGDITDIPEIKQGYTAQKHAEVVATNLKLLMGGGKESKMATYEPQSMKAIVSVSLGRREAVAQLPFTTTIGHIPGMIKSRDLFVGKTRKRIGLDPHIVHE, encoded by the exons ATGGATGCAGAATTGATGAACTTAAAGAATAGAAGGGTGGTGGTGATTGGAGGGGGTGTTGCAGGCTCTCTCCTGGCTAAATCTCTTCAATTCCATGCTGATGTTACCCTTCTTGATCC GAAGGAATACTTTGAGATCCCATGGGCAAGCTTGAGGGCAATGGTGGAACCGTCATTTGCAGAGAGATCAGTCATCAACCACAGAGATTATCTCACTAATGGTCGGATCATTACATCCAGAGCAATCAGTGTTACTGACAAAGAAGTTTTGACTGCAGAGGGCCGTGCACTTGTCTACGACTATCTTGTCATTGCCACTGGCCATTTGTATTCTGTCCCCAGAACTAGAACTGAGAGGCTTAGTCAATACGAAACAG aaaatgaaaagataagATCAGCAGGTTCCATTTTGATCATCGGAGGAGGCCCCACTGGTGTTGAACTCACTGGAGAGATTGCTGTTGACTTCCCAGAGAAGGACGTCACTCTGGTGCATAATGGATCAAGGTTGATGCAATTCATTGGGCCAAAAGCTTCCAATAAGACTCTAGATTGGTTGAGATCAAAGAGAGTTGAAGTGAAGTTGGAGCAATCAGTCAATTTGAATTCGGTTTCAGATGGAAGCAGAACATATCAAACTTCTGCTGGAGAAACTATCGAAGCAGATTGCCATTTCTTGTGCACAGGGAGTCCACTGGGTTCAGCATGGCTAAAAGAGACTTTCTTGAAGGATAAATTGGATATTCATGGAAGATTGATGGTTGACAAAAACTTGAGAGTCAAGGATCACTCTAACATCTTCGCCATTGGGGATATTACCGATATTCCA GAAATCAAACAAGGGTATACGGCACAAAAACATGCTGAAGTGGTAGCAACGAACTTGAAGTTATTGATGGGGGGaggaaaagaaagcaaaatggcAACTTATGAGCCTCAATCCATGAAGGCGATTGTTTCAGTTTCACTGGGAAGGAGAGAAGCAGTGGCACAACTCCCATTCACAACGACAATTGGACACATTCCTGGTATGATCAAATCAAGGGACTTGTTTGTTGGAAAAACAAGGAAGAGAATAGGCTTAGACCCTCATATAGTGCATGAATAA